A region of the Ornithinimicrobium ciconiae genome:
CATGTTCACTGCCCTCGTGAGCCTGGCCACCGAGAAGATCTCCATCACCAGTCCCTACTTCGTGCCCGACGAGTCGCTGCTGGCGGCGATCACCTCCGCCGCCTACCGCGGAGTGCACGTCGAGCTGTTCGTCGGGGAGAAGGCCGACCAGTTCCTCGTCGGTCATGCCCAGCGCTCCTACTACCGGGCGCTGCTCACCGCCGGGGTGGTCATCCAGCTCTATCCGGCCCCCACCGTGCTGCACGGCAAGTACCTGACCATCGACGACGCGGTCGGCGTCATCGGATCCTCCAACATGGACTACCGGTCCTTCGGCCTGACCTACGAGGTCATGATGATGGGCTTCGGGGGTGACCTGGTCGCCAGGCTGCAGGCCAACGACGAGCAGTATCGCGCGGCGTGTCGCGAACTGACCCTGCAGGAGTGGGACCAGCAACGCTGGCACCAGCGCTATCTCGACAATGTGTGCCGGTTGACCTCAGCGCTCATGTGAAGTGGCCGCCCCGCGAGGCAGGCACCGCGTGGGGTTGAGTCCACCAGAGGCAGAAACCCACCCAGCGCGGTGGTCAGGATCAGGCGGGTGGCCGGTGCCGCTCCAGGTGCACCACCGTGGCCTGCGGGCCGATACCCGCCAGGTGCACGGCCAGCACCTCACCCTTGTCGATGCCCTGCCGCGCCAACCTGGTCAGCATCGTCCGCTCGCGCCCCTGAGGCGCCAGGTTCGTGAGCGCCCGGAGCAGACCCGGGAAGACGGGCCCGTGGGTGCACAGCGCGGTCCCCTCGCCGCGGGCGAGGACCTGGTCCAGGCGCGTGAGCGCCTTGTCGGGCGAGCGGGTGAAGCCCTCCTCCGACAGGCTCTTGCGCGTCTGCAGACCCAGTCCCGAGGCCGTGGCATAGGGCGCCATCGTGTCCGTGCAGCGCAGTGACGGGGAGCTGAGCAGGTGCTCCGGCTGGTAGGCCTCGAGCAGGGGAACGATCCGGTCGGCCCGGCGCACGCCGACGGGACTCAGCGGACGCGCGGGGTCAGGGCCGTCCCAACTGCCTCGGCCGACCGCGTGGGCGTGACGCACCACCAGCAGGGTCCAGGTGTCGAGCAGGCCGTCAGCCTGCGCGTCGACCAGGGCGTCCAGCTGCTCCCGGTCGCGGCGGTAGGTCAGACGTTCCCGGGCCTCGTCGGCCGGGAGCCAGCAGACCTCGTCGATCTCGTGCTCGAGGGCACCGTCGCCGCCGGCGACCGTGCCGGCCCAGTAGCGCACCTGCTTGAGCTGCGGGCGGCCGTCCTTGGTGCCCAGGCCGTACCAGGAGGTGGGCAGCGGGGTCCCCAAACGCACCCGCAGACCCGTCTCCTCGAGCGTCTCGCGCGCCGCCGCGACGACCCACTCCTCGCCACGTTCCAACTTGCCCTTGGGCCAGGACCAGTCGTCATATCTGGGCCGGTGCACGAGCGCGACCTGCAACTTCTTGCCCTTGCGACGCCAGGGGACGATGCCGGAGGCGCGCACGAGCACGGCCCGCTCGGTCTGGGTTGCCACGGTGTCGGGGTCTCTGGCCGGGTCAGCGCCGTCGGCCCGGACGGCGCCGCCGGCTGTAGGAGTCGATGAGCTCGAACTGGATGTCGGCCAACGGGATGCCGTCGGCGTCGAGGTGGTGACGGTGCCACTGGCCGTCCTCCCCCAGGTGCCAGCTGGCGACCTCGTCGGTCATCACCCGGTCGAAGATCGTCAACAGGTGCTTGACCTGGTCGCGGTCCGTGATCGGCACCATGGCCTCGACGCGGCGGTCCAGGTTGCGGTGCATCATGTCAGCCGAGCCGATATAGACGCTCGCGGTCTTGCCGGTGCCGAAGGCGAAGACCCGGGAGTGCTCGAGGAAGCGCCCGAGCACGGAGCGGACCCGCATCGTCTCCGACAGCCCTGGGACACCCGGACGCAGGGCGCAGATGCCACGCACCCACACATCGACCCGCGCCCCGGCCATCGAAGCGCGGTAGAGGGCATCGACGACCGCCTCGTCGACGATCGAGTTGACCTTGATCCGGACGGACCCGTCCTTGCCCCTGGCCGCCTCGGCGTCGATCCGCTCGACCAGTCCGCTGCGCACCGAGCGCGGCGCCACAAGCAGTCGCTTGAACTTGCTCTTGGGGGCCATCCCGGAGAGCTGGTTGAACAGCCGCGTCAGGTCTTCTCCGATCGCGTCGTCGCAGGTCAGCAGGCCGAGGTCCTCATAGAGCCGGGCCGTCTTGGGGTTGTAGTTGCCGGTGCCCACGTGACAGTAGCGGCGTAGCACGCCTTCCTCCTGACGCACGACCAGGCACAACTTGGCGTGCGTCTTGAGGCCGACCATCCCATAGACGACGTGCACACCGGCGTGCTCGAGCTTGCGGGCCCACGAGATGTTGTTCTCCTCGTCGAAGCGGGCCTTGATCTCCACGACGGCCAGCACCTGCTTGCCCGCTGCCGCGGCGTCGATGAGGGCGTCGATGATCGGGCTGTCGCCGCTGGTGCGATAGAGCGTCTGCTTGATGGCCAGCACGTGCGGGTCAGCGGCTGCCTGCTCGATGAAGGCCTGCACCGAGGTGGAGAAGGAGTCGTAGGGGTGGTGCAGCAGCACGTCCCCGGCGCGCATCGCCCGCAGGATGTCGCTCGGAGCGGAGCGTTCCACCGGTGCCAGCTCCGGGTGGGTCGAGGGCAGGAAGTTGGGATAGCTCAGCTCGGTGCGGTCCAGGTCGGCGATGGTGTTGAGCGCCGTCAGGTCCAGCGGGGTCGGAAGGCGATAGACCTCGCTGTGGTGGACCCGCAGCTCGCGGGTCAGCAGGTCCAGGACGTGGTCGTCCATGTCCCGCTCGACCTCCAACCGCACCGGTGGGCCGAACCTGCGGCGGGTCAGCTCCTTCTCCAGCGCGGTCAGCAGGTTCTCGGCGTCGTCCTCCTCAACCTCCAGGTCCTCGTTGCGCGTGACCCGGAAGGTGTAGGTCTCGTGCACCTCCATGCCGGGAAACAGAAAGCGCAGGTGGGCGGCGATGAGCTCCTCGAGCAGCACGTAGCGGGTGGTGTAGAGGTCGTCGACGCCCGGCAGCTCGATGAAGCGGGGGAGCAACGGTGGCACCTTGACGCGGGCGAAGTGCTCCCGGCCGGTCTGCGGGTTGTTGAGGATCACCGCCAGGTTGAGCGAGAGCCCGCTGATGTAGGGGAAGGGGTGCGCCGGGTCGACCGCGAGCGGGGTGAGCACCGGATAGACGGTGCTGCGGAACATGTCTCCCAGCCGGCTCTGCTCCTCCTCGGTGAGCTCGTCCCACCGCGCCAGCGTGATGCCCTCCCCGCCCAGGGCCGGGCCAATGATTTCCCGGTAGAGCCGGGCGTGCTGCTCCATCAGCTCATGGGCGCCCACGGAGATCTCCTCCAGCACCTCGCGAGGCTCCAGACCGGAGGCCGAGCGGGTGGCGATCCCGGTGGCGATGCGACGCTTGAGACCGGCGACCCGGACCATGAAGAACTCATCGAGGTTGCTGGCAAAGATCGCCAGGAATCGGGTGCGCTCCAGCAGCGGCACATGCGGATCGGCGGCCAACTGCAGGACCCGCTCGTTGAACTGCAGCCAGGATACCTCCCGGTCCAGGAATCGGTCGGCGGGCAGCGGCTCCTCGGCGTGATCGTCCGACTGTCCCCACGCGGAGGCGCTGGCACTGACGAAGCGACCGTTGGCTGCGCGCGCCCGCTGCGGGCGGATCGTCGGCAGCGGCACGACGGAGGAGGACTCCACGATGTCCGGGACGGCGCGGGGATTGGCGGTCATGACAGACAGTCTGCCACCAGGAAGTGGACGCTAGGCGGGGTCTGGGGCGGCGGCATACATCACGTCCACCGCGGACCGTTCGAAGCCCAGCCGGTGAT
Encoded here:
- a CDS encoding NUDIX hydrolase, which encodes MATQTERAVLVRASGIVPWRRKGKKLQVALVHRPRYDDWSWPKGKLERGEEWVVAAARETLEETGLRVRLGTPLPTSWYGLGTKDGRPQLKQVRYWAGTVAGGDGALEHEIDEVCWLPADEARERLTYRRDREQLDALVDAQADGLLDTWTLLVVRHAHAVGRGSWDGPDPARPLSPVGVRRADRIVPLLEAYQPEHLLSSPSLRCTDTMAPYATASGLGLQTRKSLSEEGFTRSPDKALTRLDQVLARGEGTALCTHGPVFPGLLRALTNLAPQGRERTMLTRLARQGIDKGEVLAVHLAGIGPQATVVHLERHRPPA
- a CDS encoding RNA degradosome polyphosphate kinase gives rise to the protein MTANPRAVPDIVESSSVVPLPTIRPQRARAANGRFVSASASAWGQSDDHAEEPLPADRFLDREVSWLQFNERVLQLAADPHVPLLERTRFLAIFASNLDEFFMVRVAGLKRRIATGIATRSASGLEPREVLEEISVGAHELMEQHARLYREIIGPALGGEGITLARWDELTEEEQSRLGDMFRSTVYPVLTPLAVDPAHPFPYISGLSLNLAVILNNPQTGREHFARVKVPPLLPRFIELPGVDDLYTTRYVLLEELIAAHLRFLFPGMEVHETYTFRVTRNEDLEVEEDDAENLLTALEKELTRRRFGPPVRLEVERDMDDHVLDLLTRELRVHHSEVYRLPTPLDLTALNTIADLDRTELSYPNFLPSTHPELAPVERSAPSDILRAMRAGDVLLHHPYDSFSTSVQAFIEQAAADPHVLAIKQTLYRTSGDSPIIDALIDAAAAGKQVLAVVEIKARFDEENNISWARKLEHAGVHVVYGMVGLKTHAKLCLVVRQEEGVLRRYCHVGTGNYNPKTARLYEDLGLLTCDDAIGEDLTRLFNQLSGMAPKSKFKRLLVAPRSVRSGLVERIDAEAARGKDGSVRIKVNSIVDEAVVDALYRASMAGARVDVWVRGICALRPGVPGLSETMRVRSVLGRFLEHSRVFAFGTGKTASVYIGSADMMHRNLDRRVEAMVPITDRDQVKHLLTIFDRVMTDEVASWHLGEDGQWHRHHLDADGIPLADIQFELIDSYSRRRRPGRRR